The DNA region aggcaaaagtaacttaaaaggctattgaaattacaactatctccttgtgaacaaacaaaaaaacggatttttttttacgtttctacccctcgcaagtcgtctgtaaacagacgacttgaaaataagtcgtccagacgactttaagttaagtcgtctggacagttattcttaaacataatttaaaaattttgtaaaaaatattttgataagtgaaaaattggaattatgtaattaacatatgtcttaagagatataaattaatatataacaaatttcaattgttttcagcccagatgagtgaaagtagtgagtcatgatattctttagtttatgtttcatcaacatatgttgtagtattgtatgtgttcttagggttagattttggaaagcattaaaaccgtttttgaaaatttttaaaattacctaggcgtgttcgtttctgtgtatagtaaacactattgaagtataatttgattttataacgtggttagtaagttaatttagtcattttagtttaggggttcattttagggtattggacgacttaatatttagtcttctgttcccagacgactaaatattaggtcgtctgatgtacattatcagccagaataagtcgtctaaaccggaccaaaccttaaagtttaccaatgtacttttaaagctaaccggattatttacccaatatataaggtgattttttttttttttttttcattttccgcgaacagaaaccctaacagttctctctcaccggcgatatcaaaggcgattcgaattcccactatttccgaacaaccatcgttctcaacgtcggctatctatctcacttcattctcaccgttgtcgccgcagcttcttctaaccctagcgccgccgattcctctaaaccctagcgcccccgcttccactatttccgaacaaaccgtcgccctcgccaccgtgctcaccaacgttctcaccgccgcttactctaaacactagctagcaccgccgtttcttctaaaccctagcgccgccgcttcttctaaaccctagcgccgccgcttcttctctgtaaaccgtagcgccgtttctctgtaaaccctaacgccggtaagtcatcaaactcgtggaaaagatgaacataaaacgttgtctctttcaatttactcattctcaccgtttcacgtttattttttcagatctataaccacaatgacgagtactcgaactccttctgcgactaatcaggtccgcttgaaatttttctactggaagacttgtaagtaagtcgtctggaaagtcttcaacctggacgacttagtacgtccatttggaagactttccagacgacttaaatataagtcgtcaactaagtcgtccagttggacgactttctagacgacttatatttaagtcgtctactaagtcgtctggagtaacaattaaggcgtgattgatttagcttgtgttctgacttctattgttgtctttgattattttgcagacaaaaaggatggatattccagaactcccccgtaggttatacacattaggggaagagccagaaccccacaatagcatttcgtatcatacggataacacgaagttgcatactgctcttagggaagctctcactgatgctgaatttgaagagctcaaggagtcgagattgggagttttcatcaagttcaaggagcagggatttggttgggcttcaaggctggttcaccacttgctcggtttaaagctggacattaagaagaagtacgagatgtggtgtctcgttggtccagaacctgcgaggttttcactgttagagtttgaaaacatcactggtctaaactgcgactacatcgaggaccttgagacaccagaatgtgaagttaccccacagatggtttctttctgggagatgatgggagttcatcgggaagctgggccaagtactgatcagataatagcagcactgaagagatgcggggattggtccagggaagatcgcaagcgactcgcgtacctttccatcttcactggattcattgaagggaaaaagttctcaagcgctacacgagctactctcgcaaggctagtgatggatttagaaaggtttgagaattatccatgggggagagtcgcgtttaaggtgctgatggactctttgtggaacaaagatattactggctgttacaccgtggatggctttatacaagttcttcaggtctgggcgtacgaagctattccgggattgggtgctagtattggtctacccagagcaaacagtccgtctccaccgattctggcttacgacggcagcagaggccgcagattcatgaaagctgctatcttgagtcaggtacctttccatcttcacttaattaagtcgtccggaaggtcttccagctggacgacttagtagacgacttattataagtcgtctggaaggtcttccagctggacgacttagtagacgacttattataagtcgtctggaaggtcttccagctggacgacttagtagacgacttattataagtcgtctggaaggtcttccagctggacgacttagtagacgacttattataagtcgtctggaaggtcttccagctggacgacttagtagacgacttattataagtcgtctggaaggtcgtccagctggacgacttagtagacgacttataataagtcgtctggaaggtcgtccagctggacgacttagttgacgacttataattaagtcgtctatttagtattttgtttcaaatatctaactcgattcttcttctatttactgcagacccgcgtgatcaactttgttgagaaggacattagtgaaatgtggccaaaatgggactctgaggttgatgacgtgcccgcggagaacatcattaaagtgatgtatgatcggagaccgtggaagtggaccatggattgctgggaagtcactggtacaaaacccaagtttgtgactccatcgaaaagagccaaagagatggttgtggaggaggtggaggaagacaatcagagacctcggaagaaagctcgtaaagaggctcctaaagaggctcctaaagaggctagagaagaggctcctacagaggctacagaagaggctacagaagaggctagagaagaggctagttgggtgaccagagaggagttagaaaacatgttcaaggacttaggtgacatgatgaaagaggggtttaagaagtgcatcagggagattaggaagatctccgatagattggaagctgtggagaagaaggttggtgtcaccaatcaggctacccctcaagccccagaaaccggggttagtaaaaaacaccctaccccacaagccccagaaaccggggctagtaacaaacagactactcctcaaaaggatcagcctccacttcaaaccaatcatcctactcctcccaccagacagcctgctcctcaaaaggcaaagcctactcctcaaaaggcgaaacagcctgctcctcaaactaaacagcctgctcctcaaactaaacagcctgctcctcaaacgaaacagcctgctcctcaaactaaacagcctgctcctcagacgaaacagcctgctcctcaaacgaaaaagccttctccacaaaagaaacagccttctcctctgcccaaagaggttaatatcaaatctttaagtcgtctggtctttgtatagatttgtaaatatataagtcgtctggaaggttttccagctggacgacttacaaataagtcgtctggaaggttttccagctggaaaaccttccagacgacttatttgtaagtcgtccagctggaaaaccttccagaagacttacaaataagtcgtctgaactccagctggaaccaaatcctctcccaacttttatttaagtcgtccagggttaacttgttctcttttattgcagagattgttgccggaggatacagcagatgaggcgatctcggtatataagatcttgccggaggataaagcagatggtgtcacctccaaagagattgttcctctcacttccactgaccaaccgagcttcgcttccaacgatcaacaaccgagcttcgcttccaccgatccagcttcagcttcagaaccgagcctggttgtattggaccaaacaatgtttccggagcgagcgaatgtgcttcctggatcacaactttacccagtcttggagagaacagtatctggtcttcaaaacatcgtcgtctgatcacaatggtttaggaaaaaatgctacctagtggggcggcgagtttgtatgacggatcaatgccttcattttgccaatcaaacaagaagtggggggaggacattgatgatatctatgcgccactgaacttggacaacaaacattgggtggctatttggatatcgatccctaagaggcacatagtcgtctgggacagcattaccttcaactaccataccagaaagatgggatgagataatggagccttttctcgagatggtcccttatctgattgtggagtgcggagaccagatgcatgggttggagcgatacacttatgagagactcctcaaagatgtacccacggccaacaatggtgattgtggcgtgtacgctgcaaagtacattgaatgtcatgctcttggggtcccctttagccctaaagactttgctaggtccaatgcgaagactatgagggatactatggctttggctatatggacggagcttgttgatcagcatctgaaagataaatgaggatggtggtatgtttgtaaggcatgtatgattagatacacaaatcaatttgtatagattttttaacttgtatagattttttaacttgtatagattttttaacttgtatagatacacaaatcaatttgtatatttgaactatttgtatacacaaatctatttgtatatttgaactatttgtttacacaaatctatttgtatgtttgtgggcatgtatgatttattttgatttttaaacttgtatagattttctaacttacaaataagtcgtctgaaggttttccagctggacgacttacaaataagtcgtctggaaggttttccagctggacgacttacaataagtcgtctggaaggttttccagctgggacgacttacaaataagtcgtctggNNNNNNNNNNNNNNNNNNNNNNNNNNNNNNNNNNNNNNNNNNNNNNNNNNNNNNNNNNNNNNNNNNNNNNNNNNNNNNNNNNNNNNNNNNNNNNNNNNNNAAATGAGTACTGAAATGGAGTGACCATCACCAGAGTCTTGAATAGCTTCTTCTGTTTCAAGCTCTAGTCCATTCTTTTCAACTATACAACTTTGCAGCTTCTGTTCCAGCACTTCAATTCGAGAACCAACAGTAGTTATCTTCTGTTTAGCTGCCTCCAGGGATTCTTCCTTAGATTTAGGTCCTTCTCCCGTCTCATTACAAAGGACCTTTCAGCCTGAAGCAAGGATTAGACAAGGATAGGCGGGAAATTCACTCACTTACGAGGGAGAGAAACACACGCAGATTAAATAAGAAGCTGACCTGAGCGGCCTCGGTCAAAACTTTGTACCGATCCACTTCCAAATTCCAGTGATTAAGTTGATCTTTGATCAAGCTATACAGTCTAGACGAGTATATATACTGATCATCCTTTAGTTCATTCTACATCCATCAAGAAAAACATGTCATTGTCAACTGCAACTATTGCTCTTCGAAATATCTTTACCCAAATATCGTGAATATACCTCAATATCTTGACACTGTCTTGACAAGGAAAGATTATACTCTTGTGCAGCTTGGAGCTCAGACAGACGACCTTCTGCCACTGCCTAGAGTAAATCATTCGAAACACTACTGAGCTTACACGTGAGGAAGGAAAAACAAGATGAATATATGAACTACTATTGCAAAAAGCGAGCTAGAGTTACCTTTATTTCATCAATTGAGTCCTTCAATTCACGCAACTTCGTTTTATCTACAGGCTTCTCAGGAGAGACGCTTCCATTAGCTACCGCTGGTGATGTTACATGACCTTCACATGCAGCATCCTTCTGCATTTTCAGGTTTATCaattttcttctattttcttCAAGCTCAGCCTTGATCTCTTCCAGTTCACCTTCAATGATCAAAGATATTCCATACTCATAAGAACTATCAAATGTCACTATGCTAATCAACATAGCCTGTTACATCCCCGTTCCAGAGTGCAAACGGACACAAGCTATGCTTATACAAACAAAGAGCTCATTTTCTCATGTTTTCTAGAATTATGTTTAACCTTTGAGGTGTTTAAGCTCGGACTGATCTGTTGAATGGCTGCTTACATACGCCTGAATCTGCTCAGTATGTTCTTTGTGCCTCGCATTTAAAACATCAATCATCTCACGCAAGTTTTTGGCCTCCTCTTTCATTAAATCGTTAATGCTGGACAACTGAACAGTGGCATCTGGAAAATAAAAGAGTCTGTGAATTTTCTGTAGAACAGTGGCttctaaaacaaaacaaactgaTAATTGACACACCAACAAACAAACCTTCTGCAGATTTCACAGCAAGTAAATTTTGTGATATGCTTTCAGCTTTGGCCCTCTGAGAAGCAATGTTGTTTTCAAAGACACCCATCAACTCCACCGTAGAGGAATGACGCAGAGCAAGACCTTCTTCAACCTTTCTTACTACCTCATCACAATTACTAGTACCTATGGAATCTACTTGAAGAAGTCTACATAGAAACATTTCTTCAGCAGCGCATGGAGGAACTGAACCTACACAAAATTGAGACAGAAGATATTTGAACTGTAAAGATATATTATGATTACCATAGTTaaaaaacaagagagagagaggtctcTTAGTAAAAGTACCTCGCTTTTTATCTGCAATGTCCAAGTATTTGAGAGCCTCATGATTAGCTCCAGCACGAACTCCAAGCAAGACCAGATCATCTACCAACTAAACCGTCAAAAAATGCAACAAATTTAACAAACCACAGACCCTCTAAATTAAATCATTGTGCAATTAGTCTCTCTAAGACAACTCCTGACCTGGTTCCAAAGGCGGTTAACAGAGACAAGTTGGTCATCATAAGAGGTTTGGTTGAGATGCAACTCTTGGATCTTGGTCTCAACATCGTACATACGTTTCTTCTGCAGGTCTAATTGCTGGACCAGTTTCTGATTCTCTAACTGTAGAACCGTGGCATCaacctaaaaaataaaaacacttgTGAACAGTCCTTGGTTCCATCAAAGGCCATAGCTTTCAAGTTAAATCAAAATCATTCACAGAACTCTCATTACagtgggaaaaaaaaaagacttacacTTTTGGCGACGGGGCGAGAAGGTGAAGAACTAAGGGACATGGCGGCAGTGGGAGAAACGGAGTCCAGAAGATGAGGCTTCTTCTGCATCGGCTCGTCCGATTCCTGGTTCTCCATAacacctaaaccctaaaatcgaTATGACTCGTTCTCACAGAATCAATCCCCACGGAGGTTCGGAGAGTTCGCCGGAGAATcaattttgattattgttttttctttttttttataatctatAAGAGAATAACAAAACGGTGTTGTTGCAAAGTGTGACAGTGTAAGCCCAAAGGTTTGTTGGGCCTATATTGTTTTTGAACCATTAATAGAATAGAGAGGCCCAG from Raphanus sativus cultivar WK10039 chromosome 8, ASM80110v3, whole genome shotgun sequence includes:
- the LOC108822923 gene encoding LOW QUALITY PROTEIN: E3 ubiquitin-protein ligase BRE1-like 2 (The sequence of the model RefSeq protein was modified relative to this genomic sequence to represent the inferred CDS: inserted 1 base in 1 codon), with the translated sequence MENQESDEPMQKKPHLLDSVSPTAAMSLSSSPSRPVAKSVDATVLQLENQKLVQQLDLQKKRMYDVETKIQELHLNQTSYDDQLVSVNRLWNQLVDDLVLLGVRAGANHEALKYLDIADKKRGSVPPCAAEEMFLCRLLQVDSIGTSNCDEVVRKVEEGLALRHSSTVELMGVFENNIASQRAKAESISQNLLAVKSAEDATVQLSSINDLMKEEAKNLREMIDVLNARHKEHTEQIQAYVSSHSTDQSELKHLKGELEEIKAELEENRRKLINLKMQKDAACEGHVTSPAVANGSVSPEKPVDKTKLRELKDSIDEIKAVAEGRLSELQAAQEYNLSLSRQCQDIENELKDDQYIYSSRLYSLIKDQLNHWNLEVDRYKVLTEAAQAERSFVMRREKDLNXKEESLEAAKQKITTVGSRIEVLEQKLQSCIVEKNGLELETEEAIQDSGDGHSISVL